From Fibrobacter succinogenes, a single genomic window includes:
- a CDS encoding MBOAT family protein, whose product MLDYIIPYLTRTFAFDPNSPLLFTQFYFWGFFAVVFAIFSFIHSKLLLRNAFLFATSLFFYYKTSGSYVCILIFCVIANFFIGKWIEKSTEKWKKKMLMIIVVIIDLLVLCYYKYSYFFLDALYDFTGIELHVYNFFAAASNAMFGTHSLVDQIILPVGISFFTFQAMSYCIDIYRGKIKAVDNILNFGFYLSFFPQLVAGPIVRADKFVPQLYKPYFLPRRAFGMAVFWILNGLAKKIILSDYLATNFVDRVFDTPLLFTGLENLIALFAYSLQVYADFSGYTDIAIGVALLMGFRLPQNFNSPYKAKSPTEFWRRWHISLSSWWRDYLYIPLGGNRNATVGTFFWMGFLSLVAILLSGSVWVGVSLGVFFIYIGIFAYFKPESRKTITTNMNAMATQIVGGWWHGASWNFIIWGGLNGFGQVFNKLWVKRSATVRASIALGFFALSAILYKHYTIPICAITAVWFGVLFVGIYSTIIYHLFCNKALPWLSTAWNVTLTFVFITFTRLFFRAGSNLDPAEANEVAWNTAKNMVHQMGTAWRWDTIYPIAMEHINIILVFIAGMLIHWIPKKFKSRYRITFASLPIPAMVAVTAFIIFVIYQFMSADSCPFIYFQF is encoded by the coding sequence ATGCTCGACTACATTATCCCCTACCTGACCCGCACATTCGCATTCGACCCGAACTCCCCGCTTCTCTTTACCCAGTTCTATTTCTGGGGATTCTTCGCGGTCGTATTCGCCATTTTCTCGTTCATACATAGCAAGCTTTTGTTACGCAACGCATTCCTCTTTGCGACAAGCTTGTTCTTCTATTACAAGACGAGCGGAAGTTACGTATGCATCCTCATCTTCTGCGTCATCGCGAACTTCTTCATTGGCAAGTGGATTGAAAAGTCTACTGAAAAATGGAAAAAGAAAATGTTGATGATCATTGTGGTCATCATCGACTTGCTCGTCCTTTGCTATTACAAGTATTCCTACTTCTTCCTAGACGCGCTTTACGACTTTACCGGCATCGAACTCCACGTTTACAACTTCTTTGCCGCTGCAAGCAACGCCATGTTCGGCACGCATTCGCTCGTCGATCAGATTATCCTCCCTGTGGGCATTTCGTTCTTCACGTTCCAGGCAATGAGCTACTGCATCGATATTTACCGCGGCAAGATCAAGGCTGTCGATAACATTCTGAACTTCGGCTTTTACCTTTCATTCTTCCCGCAGCTCGTGGCAGGCCCGATTGTTCGTGCCGACAAGTTCGTTCCGCAACTCTACAAGCCGTACTTCCTCCCCCGCCGCGCTTTCGGCATGGCTGTGTTCTGGATTTTGAACGGCCTTGCCAAGAAGATTATCTTGAGCGACTACCTCGCCACGAACTTTGTGGACCGCGTTTTCGACACTCCACTCCTGTTCACCGGCCTCGAAAACCTCATTGCACTTTTCGCTTATTCGCTCCAAGTTTATGCGGACTTCTCGGGTTACACGGACATTGCGATTGGTGTTGCACTCCTCATGGGCTTCCGCTTGCCGCAAAACTTCAACAGCCCTTACAAGGCAAAGAGCCCGACCGAATTCTGGCGCCGTTGGCATATTTCGCTTTCTAGCTGGTGGCGCGACTACTTGTACATTCCTCTTGGCGGTAACAGAAACGCAACCGTAGGCACATTCTTCTGGATGGGATTCTTGAGCCTTGTGGCCATCCTTCTTTCTGGAAGCGTGTGGGTCGGCGTTTCGCTCGGCGTATTCTTCATTTACATTGGCATTTTCGCCTACTTCAAGCCAGAATCCCGCAAGACAATTACCACGAACATGAACGCCATGGCAACGCAGATTGTTGGCGGTTGGTGGCATGGCGCCAGTTGGAACTTCATCATCTGGGGCGGTTTGAACGGCTTTGGCCAGGTGTTCAACAAGCTCTGGGTCAAGCGCAGCGCAACGGTACGCGCCTCGATTGCACTCGGGTTCTTTGCATTGAGCGCCATCCTCTACAAGCACTACACGATTCCTATATGCGCAATTACCGCCGTATGGTTTGGCGTACTCTTTGTAGGTATTTACTCGACCATCATTTATCACTTGTTCTGCAACAAGGCTTTGCCATGGCTCAGTACAGCATGGAACGTTACGCTTACGTTCGTGTTCATCACGTTCACACGTCTCTTCTTCCGCGCAGGCTCGAACCTCGACCCGGCAGAAGCAAACGAAGTCGCATGGAACACGGCAAAGAACATGGTGCACCAGATGGGTACCGCATGGCGCTGGGACACAATTTACCCCATCGCGATGGAACACATCAACATCATCCTCGTGTTTATCGCAGGCATGCTCATCCACTGGATTCCGAAGAAGTTCAAGTCCCGCTACCGCATCACGTTTGCATCGCTCCCGATTCCGGCGATGGTTGCAGTAACGGCGTTCATCATCTTCGTAATTTACCAGTTCATGAGTGCAGATAGCTGCCCATTCATTTACTTCCAGTTCTAG